One region of Epilithonimonas zeae genomic DNA includes:
- a CDS encoding NAD(P)-dependent oxidoreductase, whose amino-acid sequence MKLYKIALIGGTGKAGSFLVKKLIEKGYQIKLLLRNPDNFSNQNPLIEVVKGDARDYDSINELIETCDAVISTIGQPKGEKSIFSDSTKNVIQSMNSNRIKRYIVITGLNVNTPFDNKNGKVKMATEWMYQNYPETTLDKQKEYELLVESNQDWTLVRLPLIIQTDESFKTETNLYDCIGENISANDLSEFLISQIEDETYFKKSPFLYNL is encoded by the coding sequence ATGAAACTATATAAAATCGCCTTGATTGGCGGAACAGGAAAGGCAGGAAGCTTTCTTGTAAAGAAACTTATTGAAAAAGGTTACCAAATCAAATTACTATTAAGAAATCCAGATAATTTTTCTAACCAAAATCCATTAATTGAAGTTGTAAAAGGCGATGCAAGGGATTATGATTCTATAAATGAATTAATAGAAACTTGCGACGCTGTAATTAGTACAATCGGTCAGCCAAAAGGAGAAAAATCAATATTTTCTGATTCAACAAAGAATGTTATTCAGTCTATGAATTCTAACAGAATCAAAAGATACATCGTGATAACAGGATTGAATGTCAACACTCCGTTTGATAACAAGAATGGAAAAGTAAAAATGGCTACCGAATGGATGTATCAGAATTATCCTGAAACAACTTTGGATAAACAAAAAGAATATGAACTTCTGGTAGAAAGTAATCAGGATTGGACCTTGGTAAGATTACCTCTGATAATTCAGACTGATGAAAGTTTTAAAACTGAAACTAATTTATATGATTGCATTGGTGAAAATATTAGTGCTAATGATTTATCGGAATTCCTGATTTCTCAGATTGAAGATGAAACTTATTTTAAGAAGAGTCCGTTTTTATATAACCTATAA
- the uvrA gene encoding excinuclease ABC subunit UvrA — translation MATTTDIDIKKFLFVKNAHLNNLKNIDVLIPKNKLIVITGVSGSGKSSLAFDTIYAEGQRRYVESLSSYARQFLGKLEKPKIDDIKGLAPSIAIQQKVISSNPRSTVGTSTEIYDYMKLLFARVGRTYSPVSGEEVKKDSVTDVIDYIKTSKKDSTFLLLTPLTFEKEIFAELLKTLKVSGFTRLEVNGNLAGIEDLESFGFTPEKDMTINLVIDRFSYEEDENFLQRLADSIQMAFYEGHGYCSLKNTDTGKIREFSNKFELDGIVFNEPNVHYFSFNNPYGACPTCEGYGKVIGIDEDLVIPNKNLSLHEDAVASWKGESMSEWKKDFIKKAKDFPIHKPYYQLTKEQKQYLWKGDKSRNFPSIDNFFKMLEENLYKIQYRVMLSRYRGKTLCHECEGLRLREETSWVKIDGHNIQSMIELPLDELLPLIKSLKLNDHDREISKRLTYEIETRLEFLTKVGLGYLTLNRTSNTLSGGESQRINLATSLGSSLVGSIYILDEPSIGLHSRDTENLIGVLKQLRDLGNTVIVVEHDEDVMREADYIIDIGPEAGYLGGDLVFSGDYKEMMKADTLTAKYLNGDLEIEVPTKRRKTKEYIAIKGARQNNLKNVDVNVPLECLTVITGVSGSGKSTLMKEVMTNAIQIQLGMGGKKADYDSVEFPSKLIQNIELIDQNPIGKSSRSNPVTYLKAYDDIRDLFAKQKSAKVQGLKPKHFSFNVDGGRCDECKGDGVITVSMQFMADIELECEHCHGTRFKKEILEIKYDEKNISDILHMTVDEALEFFKENHEEKIATKLKPLQDVGLGYLQLGQSSSTLSGGEAQRVKLASFLVKGVTTDKTLFVFDEPSTGLHFHDIKKLLKSLQALIELGHSVVVIEHQPDIIKCADHIIDVGPNAGKYGGEIVFTGTPEDLIKEKKSFTAKYIAEKLK, via the coding sequence ATGGCTACAACAACCGACATCGATATCAAGAAATTTCTTTTCGTTAAAAACGCACACCTTAACAACCTGAAAAACATAGATGTTCTGATTCCAAAGAACAAGCTGATTGTGATTACAGGCGTATCGGGAAGTGGAAAATCGTCTTTGGCTTTCGACACGATCTATGCGGAAGGGCAAAGGCGTTATGTGGAAAGTTTAAGCTCCTACGCACGTCAGTTTTTAGGTAAATTGGAGAAACCGAAGATTGATGACATCAAAGGATTGGCGCCATCAATTGCAATTCAGCAAAAGGTAATTTCGTCCAATCCACGTTCTACGGTTGGAACTTCTACGGAGATTTACGATTATATGAAATTGCTGTTTGCGAGGGTTGGAAGAACTTATTCCCCTGTTTCGGGAGAAGAAGTGAAGAAAGACAGCGTGACAGATGTGATTGATTACATCAAGACATCTAAAAAAGACTCAACCTTTTTACTTTTGACGCCCTTGACATTTGAAAAAGAAATATTTGCTGAATTGCTCAAAACCCTTAAAGTTTCAGGATTCACGAGGTTAGAAGTAAATGGAAATCTTGCCGGGATTGAGGATTTGGAATCTTTCGGATTCACGCCGGAAAAAGATATGACGATTAATTTGGTCATCGATAGATTCAGTTATGAGGAAGATGAGAATTTCCTGCAACGTTTGGCAGACTCTATCCAAATGGCTTTCTACGAAGGTCACGGCTATTGTTCACTTAAAAATACAGACACAGGAAAAATTCGTGAATTCTCAAATAAATTTGAATTAGACGGCATCGTTTTCAACGAACCAAATGTTCATTATTTCAGCTTCAACAATCCTTACGGCGCTTGTCCGACTTGTGAGGGTTATGGAAAAGTGATTGGAATTGATGAAGATTTGGTAATTCCAAACAAAAACCTTTCGCTTCACGAGGATGCAGTTGCTTCCTGGAAAGGCGAAAGTATGAGCGAATGGAAAAAGGATTTTATCAAAAAAGCTAAGGATTTCCCTATCCATAAGCCTTATTATCAATTAACCAAAGAACAGAAACAATATCTGTGGAAAGGCGACAAAAGCAGAAATTTCCCAAGCATTGATAATTTTTTCAAAATGCTGGAGGAAAATCTTTATAAAATCCAGTATAGAGTAATGCTTTCCCGCTACCGTGGAAAAACACTTTGCCACGAGTGTGAAGGTCTTAGATTGCGAGAAGAAACCAGTTGGGTAAAAATCGATGGACACAATATCCAGTCGATGATTGAATTGCCTTTGGACGAGTTGCTTCCATTAATCAAATCTTTAAAGCTCAACGATCACGACAGAGAAATATCGAAACGATTGACTTACGAAATAGAAACCAGATTAGAGTTTTTGACGAAAGTTGGTTTGGGTTATTTGACTCTAAACAGAACCTCGAACACGCTTTCCGGTGGAGAAAGTCAGAGAATTAATCTTGCGACTAGTTTAGGAAGTTCATTGGTCGGTTCGATTTATATTTTGGATGAACCGAGTATTGGTCTGCATTCCCGAGATACCGAAAATCTGATTGGTGTTTTGAAACAATTGCGCGATTTAGGAAATACAGTAATCGTTGTAGAACACGATGAAGATGTAATGCGGGAAGCCGATTACATCATCGATATTGGTCCGGAAGCGGGTTATCTTGGTGGAGATTTGGTTTTCAGCGGCGATTATAAGGAAATGATGAAAGCGGATACTTTGACCGCAAAATATCTGAATGGCGATTTGGAAATTGAAGTTCCCACAAAACGAAGAAAAACAAAAGAATACATCGCAATAAAAGGTGCTCGTCAAAATAACCTGAAGAATGTTGACGTCAATGTTCCATTGGAATGTCTGACAGTTATCACTGGCGTTTCCGGAAGTGGAAAATCGACTTTGATGAAAGAAGTGATGACGAATGCGATTCAGATTCAGTTGGGAATGGGTGGAAAAAAAGCGGATTACGATTCGGTGGAATTTCCTTCAAAATTGATTCAGAATATCGAATTAATTGACCAAAATCCTATTGGAAAATCGTCCCGCTCTAATCCTGTTACTTATTTGAAAGCATACGATGACATCCGTGACCTTTTTGCGAAACAGAAATCTGCAAAAGTTCAGGGTCTGAAACCAAAGCATTTTTCTTTCAACGTAGATGGCGGAAGATGTGACGAATGTAAAGGTGACGGAGTAATCACCGTTTCAATGCAGTTTATGGCGGACATCGAGCTGGAATGTGAACATTGCCACGGCACACGTTTCAAAAAAGAAATTCTCGAGATCAAATACGACGAGAAAAATATTTCGGATATCCTTCATATGACCGTTGACGAAGCGTTGGAATTCTTCAAGGAAAACCACGAAGAGAAAATAGCAACCAAATTAAAACCTCTTCAGGATGTTGGTTTAGGTTATCTACAATTAGGTCAATCCTCTTCTACTCTTTCCGGAGGTGAAGCGCAGAGAGTGAAGTTAGCCTCTTTCCTTGTGAAAGGTGTAACGACGGACAAAACGTTATTTGTATTTGATGAACCGTCAACAGGTTTGCATTTCCACGATATCAAAAAATTATTAAAATCGCTTCAGGCATTGATAGAATTAGGACATTCCGTTGTAGTAATTGAGCATCAGCCTGATATTATCAAATGTGCCGACCACATTATCGACGTTGGTCCCAATGCCGGAAAATACGGTGGCGAGATTGTTTTTACGGGAACACCTGAAGATTTGATTAAAGAGAAAAAGTCTTTTACAGCGAAGTATATTGCGGAGAAATTAAAATAA
- a CDS encoding N-acetylmuramoyl-L-alanine amidase, with translation MRNSLYLITLGTLIISCGTQQKTAKKISPTLPNAPKPIVQVKKPEIKEEDGEYYRVNIADITKNDNTASYGSIVSANPAGFKIVKTYFPAIGQNFRQRYVILHYTVLNDEKSIATLTQQSVSAHYLVSTLPDKEIYQLVDENKRSYHAGVSNWRKDQNLNDTSIGIEIVNLGYTTDSLNNRVFYPYPEEQFKKVAALVKDIVTRYNIPPTNILAHSDIAPTRKQDPGPLFPWKRLYDEYQIGMWYDETAKQTFLNQILTTNDIALQYNNPEFVSKIQQQLVQFGYTLSVNGVWDKTTKQTIEAFQFHFRPSDYSGILDAETWAILQALIQKYPQK, from the coding sequence ATGCGTAATTCATTATATCTCATAACCTTAGGAACGTTAATTATTTCTTGCGGAACACAACAAAAAACTGCAAAAAAAATTAGTCCAACGCTTCCCAATGCTCCAAAACCAATTGTTCAGGTAAAAAAACCGGAAATAAAAGAGGAAGACGGAGAATATTACAGAGTTAATATTGCTGATATTACTAAGAATGACAACACTGCAAGTTATGGTTCTATTGTAAGTGCAAACCCTGCAGGATTCAAAATTGTAAAAACTTATTTTCCTGCTATTGGACAAAATTTCAGACAGAGATATGTAATTTTACATTACACTGTTCTTAATGATGAGAAATCTATCGCAACTTTGACACAGCAATCCGTAAGCGCCCATTATCTAGTAAGTACGCTTCCTGACAAAGAAATTTATCAATTGGTGGATGAAAACAAAAGGTCTTACCATGCAGGCGTTAGCAATTGGAGAAAAGACCAAAACCTGAACGACACCTCTATAGGAATTGAAATTGTAAATCTTGGTTACACAACAGATTCTTTGAATAACCGTGTTTTTTACCCTTATCCAGAAGAACAGTTCAAAAAAGTGGCAGCTTTGGTAAAAGATATTGTGACGAGATATAATATTCCGCCAACTAATATTTTAGCCCATTCTGATATTGCGCCAACCAGGAAACAAGATCCAGGTCCACTTTTCCCTTGGAAAAGGCTTTATGATGAATATCAAATCGGGATGTGGTATGATGAAACAGCGAAGCAAACTTTCCTCAATCAAATATTAACAACCAACGATATTGCCTTACAATACAATAATCCGGAATTTGTTTCTAAAATCCAGCAGCAATTGGTTCAGTTTGGATACACTTTGTCGGTTAATGGTGTTTGGGATAAAACAACAAAACAAACGATTGAGGCTTTCCAATTTCATTTCCGACCGAGCGATTACAGTGGAATTTTAGATGCAGAAACCTGGGCGATTTTGCAGGCTTTGATTCAGAAATATCCGCAAAAGTAG
- a CDS encoding TonB-dependent receptor plug domain-containing protein: MKKIIVALSAVVLSINAFAQNKENEIDEVNLQGRFLSIPYNDVNENVTVITKQQIENSPATSIDELLQLHSGLDIRRRGSNGVQSDISIRGSSFEQVLILINGIRMNDSQTGHNTFNIPFDISAVERIEIMKGSSAKLYGQNVFAGVINIVTKSSAEENVTIKAQGGDFKTYDLSASATFGSEKFTNLLTLSNGASDGYRFNTDYQIRNFFYQNKLKLDEGSISLQAGFSEKKFGANGFYASPSAINQYEETQASVVSLQYQQKFNQLSVNSSVYWRRGQDMYLYTRSNPAGYRNMHIGNNVGGTVNASYESSLGTTNVGVDFRREFLSSNNLGERKRDVSQVFFDHQFKFFNQKLEVNPGASWANYSGQNFFYPGVDVGYVFNQNHKIFGAISKGFRIPTFTDLYYVSPTEKGNPNLIPENSVSSEVGYRFQNQKIFAKVSGFIRNTNNGIDWLKQTPESIWTAENVGKINLKGFETEFKHQLFDFLNYRLNYTYLDNQYKNQELSRYALQNLRHQFVGQVDVKFLKFFSNQLIYRYTERVNLGSYNTLDEQLNFRYKDLNFYVLINNLTNAKYVETNLVPMPGRWFHVGFTYQIKMN, from the coding sequence ATGAAGAAAATAATTGTGGCTTTGTCAGCTGTCGTTTTATCAATCAACGCCTTTGCGCAGAATAAAGAAAATGAAATCGATGAGGTCAATTTACAAGGTCGATTTTTGTCGATTCCGTACAATGATGTGAATGAAAATGTGACTGTTATAACCAAACAACAAATCGAGAATAGTCCGGCAACAAGCATTGATGAATTGTTGCAGTTACATTCGGGATTGGATATCAGACGACGAGGTTCCAATGGAGTTCAGAGTGATATTTCGATTCGGGGAAGTTCGTTTGAGCAGGTTTTGATTTTGATTAATGGCATCAGGATGAATGATTCTCAGACGGGTCATAACACATTCAATATTCCGTTTGATATTTCGGCGGTTGAAAGGATTGAAATTATGAAAGGTTCATCGGCAAAACTCTACGGTCAGAATGTTTTCGCAGGTGTCATCAATATTGTTACGAAATCTTCTGCTGAAGAAAATGTGACGATCAAAGCACAAGGTGGCGATTTCAAGACTTATGATTTGTCGGCTTCGGCGACATTCGGTTCGGAAAAATTTACCAATCTTCTGACGCTGAGCAATGGCGCTTCGGACGGTTACAGATTCAATACAGATTATCAAATCAGGAATTTCTTCTATCAAAATAAATTAAAACTGGACGAAGGAAGTATAAGCTTGCAGGCTGGTTTTTCTGAGAAGAAATTTGGTGCGAATGGTTTTTACGCATCACCGTCTGCGATTAATCAGTACGAGGAAACCCAGGCTTCGGTGGTGAGTTTGCAGTATCAGCAGAAATTTAATCAATTGTCTGTCAACTCTAGTGTTTATTGGCGAAGAGGACAGGATATGTACCTTTACACACGTTCAAATCCTGCTGGGTACAGAAATATGCACATCGGCAATAATGTTGGCGGAACCGTGAATGCGAGTTATGAATCATCACTCGGAACAACCAATGTTGGTGTGGATTTCCGAAGAGAATTTTTGTCCAGCAACAATCTTGGAGAGCGAAAAAGAGATGTCAGTCAGGTGTTTTTTGACCATCAATTCAAATTTTTTAATCAAAAATTGGAAGTCAATCCTGGTGCAAGTTGGGCAAATTATTCGGGTCAGAATTTCTTTTATCCTGGCGTGGATGTGGGTTATGTATTTAATCAAAATCATAAAATCTTTGGCGCAATTTCTAAAGGGTTCAGGATTCCGACTTTCACGGATTTGTATTATGTGAGTCCTACTGAGAAAGGAAATCCTAATTTGATACCTGAAAACTCAGTGTCTTCGGAAGTAGGTTACCGTTTCCAGAATCAGAAGATATTTGCGAAAGTCAGTGGATTTATTAGAAATACTAATAACGGTATCGATTGGCTGAAACAGACTCCGGAAAGTATTTGGACTGCCGAAAATGTTGGAAAAATCAATCTGAAAGGTTTTGAAACTGAATTTAAACATCAATTATTTGACTTTTTAAATTATAGATTGAATTACACTTATCTTGATAATCAATATAAAAATCAGGAGTTATCCAGATATGCCTTGCAGAATTTGAGACATCAATTTGTTGGTCAGGTAGATGTTAAATTTTTGAAGTTTTTCAGCAATCAGTTGATTTACAGATATACGGAGCGCGTGAATCTCGGAAGCTACAATACGTTGGATGAACAACTTAATTTCCGATACAAAGATTTAAATTTCTATGTTCTCATCAATAATTTGACGAATGCAAAATACGTGGAAACCAATCTGGTTCCGATGCCTGGACGCTGGTTCCATGTTGGATTTACATATCAGATTAAGATGAATTAG
- the prmA gene encoding 50S ribosomal protein L11 methyltransferase: MALYLEFNFKIKPLQPWNEILMAELIEIGFDSFTEEYDGILGYIQKDLFKEEDLKNIYLLQNEEVEISYTYEEMPNINWNEEWEKNFSPINVEDKVLIRAEFHEPNPQMHEIVIQPKMSFGTGHHPTTHLMIQQMLDMDLDNKKVLDMGCGTSVLAIFAKQKGAARTVAIDIDEWSVENSKENAQRNKVELDIELGTADNLGKEKFEIILANINRNILISDIPTYVSVLEDGGKLLLSGLCFFDVDDILEVCTEQNLKLEKKIQREEWVSLLLSK, translated from the coding sequence ATGGCACTTTACCTGGAATTCAATTTCAAAATAAAACCTCTCCAGCCCTGGAACGAAATATTGATGGCAGAACTGATAGAAATCGGTTTTGACAGCTTCACAGAAGAATATGACGGTATTCTTGGTTATATCCAAAAAGACCTTTTTAAAGAAGAGGATTTGAAAAATATTTACCTTCTGCAAAATGAAGAAGTGGAGATTTCATACACCTACGAGGAGATGCCGAACATTAATTGGAACGAAGAATGGGAAAAGAATTTTTCGCCGATTAATGTTGAAGATAAAGTCCTTATCCGAGCAGAATTCCACGAACCAAATCCACAAATGCACGAGATTGTGATTCAGCCAAAAATGTCTTTTGGAACAGGTCATCATCCTACGACGCACTTGATGATTCAGCAGATGCTGGATATGGATTTGGATAACAAAAAAGTTCTTGATATGGGTTGCGGAACATCTGTTTTAGCGATTTTTGCCAAGCAAAAAGGGGCGGCAAGAACCGTTGCCATTGACATCGATGAATGGTCTGTGGAAAATTCCAAAGAAAATGCACAACGTAACAAAGTAGAATTGGACATCGAACTGGGAACAGCTGATAATCTGGGCAAAGAAAAATTCGAGATCATCTTGGCGAACATCAACAGAAATATTCTGATTTCCGATATTCCGACTTACGTTTCAGTTTTGGAAGATGGCGGAAAATTGTTGCTGTCTGGACTTTGTTTCTTTGACGTTGATGATATTCTGGAAGTTTGCACCGAACAAAATCTGAAGCTTGAAAAGAAAATCCAGAGAGAAGAGTGGGTTTCTCTTTTGTTGAGTAAGTAG
- a CDS encoding GIY-YIG nuclease family protein codes for MFKVYILFSEILNKFYVGHISEELQERLRKHLSNHSGFTAKAKDWKIVYYEVFSDKSVAYKRELQIKSWKSKVKISQLIKGSNA; via the coding sequence ATGTTTAAGGTTTATATTCTTTTTTCAGAAATACTCAACAAATTCTACGTTGGTCATATATCCGAAGAATTGCAGGAGCGATTGCGGAAGCATTTATCTAATCATTCTGGATTTACTGCAAAGGCTAAAGATTGGAAAATTGTTTACTATGAAGTTTTTTCTGATAAAAGTGTTGCATACAAAAGGGAATTGCAAATCAAATCTTGGAAAAGCAAAGTGAAGATTTCACAACTAATTAAGGGCTCAAATGCATAG
- a CDS encoding GNAT family N-acetyltransferase: MNITLKTERLTLRPISESDIENIYNLQSLEETAKYNTSKIPENLNETKITVENWILENDQENPKKFTFAIDLTDDEKFIGLIGINLGKEHYRNAEIWFQFDYRFWNKGYATESLRKIIEFGFEALKLHRIEAGCAVDNIGSFSVLEKVGMFREAHTRQLLPLKSGWSDNYGYAILSTDERK, encoded by the coding sequence ATGAACATTACTTTAAAAACCGAGAGGCTTACTTTAAGACCTATTTCTGAAAGTGATATTGAAAACATTTATAACTTACAAAGTTTAGAAGAAACTGCTAAATATAACACTTCCAAAATTCCCGAAAATCTCAACGAAACTAAAATCACAGTTGAGAATTGGATTCTTGAAAATGACCAAGAGAATCCTAAGAAATTCACATTTGCGATTGATTTGACAGATGATGAAAAATTCATTGGATTGATTGGAATCAATTTAGGAAAAGAACATTATCGAAATGCGGAAATCTGGTTTCAGTTTGATTATAGATTTTGGAATAAAGGTTACGCAACAGAAAGCTTAAGGAAAATCATTGAATTTGGTTTCGAAGCCTTGAAGCTTCATAGGATTGAAGCTGGTTGTGCCGTTGATAATATTGGTTCATTCAGTGTTTTAGAAAAAGTTGGAATGTTTCGAGAAGCTCATACCAGGCAATTGCTTCCACTTAAATCTGGTTGGTCAGATAATTATGGTTATGCGATTTTATCTACTGATGAGCGAAAATGA
- a CDS encoding site-specific recombinase, which produces MAIRLLNKDSFSTILKNHFSERNETVSLQPLSEIISSLKREDLDVFTAYLKDNDKIKENLIYYIYNVFKDRPFNLSLTEADILSENAFYPEFKKRILNKVLPPIENEKTIWYLVDNVLVTPRKDLQFFQNSPEDKMDELFQLLKIDQFINNNHVKKELLFSINILAWRVIGNALDVEVMKMVPEYRNFDNPFLALQNELDLLNAKFKESSNFKLTSSDEIYKQTKIYLEQCLDFVTIAFKNSSKYGISSKTNQSLLKIRQQLQRMADIIKLFVVDEEKDYLINSKQLFFNIIKYKSHKNNLRDLVSDSTRLMSHLITNHTAETGTHYITSTFKAYMKMFWKASGGGVIVGALCVLKMLYSYVPASDFAHAFLFSMNYAMGFVMIYLMRFTLATKQPAMTAATMAKVLSEGDNKNTYVEFAHVVSQLFRSQFIAFVGNVLLSFPVSLIIIYGLEILFKQNFAFEKSSKLLYDLNPFDSKAILHACIAGVFLFISGVISGNISNNSVFYQIPRRIAKNPFINYFFGQSIAKRLSDYYSKNWAGIVSNFWFGVFLGATAPIGLFLGLDLDIRHITFAAGNFALGLYGKDFVVSSYTFWISFVTVFVIGFFNFAVSFGLSMLLAFRSRKVEMNEAREIFKEIFRYFVKNPFRFFFPLRSRLDEKSKRMIQDISTKSEDH; this is translated from the coding sequence ATGGCGATTAGATTACTTAATAAAGACAGTTTCAGCACTATTCTGAAAAATCATTTTAGTGAAAGAAATGAGACTGTGTCTTTACAGCCTTTATCGGAAATTATCTCGAGTCTTAAAAGAGAAGACCTTGATGTCTTCACGGCTTATTTGAAGGATAATGATAAGATTAAGGAGAATCTGATTTATTATATTTATAATGTTTTTAAAGATCGGCCGTTCAATCTTTCGTTGACCGAGGCGGATATTCTTTCTGAAAATGCTTTTTACCCAGAATTCAAAAAAAGAATCCTTAACAAAGTTTTGCCACCGATAGAAAATGAGAAAACGATTTGGTATTTGGTGGATAATGTTCTGGTGACACCGAGAAAAGACCTTCAGTTTTTTCAGAATTCGCCAGAAGACAAGATGGATGAACTTTTTCAATTATTGAAAATTGATCAGTTTATCAATAATAATCACGTCAAAAAGGAATTGCTTTTTTCAATTAATATTTTGGCTTGGCGGGTTATTGGAAACGCTTTGGATGTTGAAGTGATGAAAATGGTTCCGGAATATAGAAATTTTGATAATCCATTTTTAGCTCTACAGAATGAGTTGGATTTGCTGAATGCCAAATTCAAAGAGAGTTCAAATTTTAAATTAACTTCTTCAGATGAAATTTATAAGCAAACCAAGATTTATCTAGAGCAGTGCCTTGATTTTGTCACTATTGCTTTCAAAAATTCCTCAAAATACGGAATTTCCAGCAAGACCAACCAGTCATTACTAAAAATCAGACAACAGCTACAAAGAATGGCTGATATTATTAAATTATTTGTTGTTGATGAAGAAAAAGATTATTTGATCAATTCGAAACAACTGTTTTTTAATATTATCAAATACAAATCTCATAAAAATAATCTTCGGGATTTGGTTTCTGATAGTACGAGATTGATGTCGCATCTCATTACAAATCACACTGCGGAAACAGGAACGCATTATATCACATCCACTTTCAAGGCTTACATGAAAATGTTTTGGAAAGCTTCTGGAGGTGGTGTTATTGTCGGAGCGCTTTGTGTTCTGAAGATGCTTTACAGCTATGTTCCTGCCAGTGATTTTGCGCACGCATTTTTGTTTTCTATGAATTATGCGATGGGATTTGTGATGATATATCTGATGCGTTTTACTTTGGCAACCAAACAGCCTGCGATGACGGCAGCAACTATGGCAAAAGTTCTCTCAGAAGGCGATAATAAAAATACTTATGTAGAATTTGCGCACGTGGTTTCTCAGCTGTTTAGGTCACAGTTTATTGCATTTGTCGGAAATGTTCTGTTGTCATTTCCTGTTTCATTGATAATCATTTATGGATTAGAAATTCTTTTTAAACAGAATTTTGCTTTCGAAAAATCTTCGAAATTGCTCTATGATCTTAATCCTTTTGATTCCAAAGCTATTTTACATGCTTGTATCGCAGGAGTTTTCCTTTTTATTTCAGGGGTGATTTCTGGTAATATCAGTAATAATTCAGTTTTTTATCAGATTCCGAGAAGGATTGCAAAAAATCCGTTTATCAATTATTTCTTTGGTCAAAGTATAGCAAAACGTCTATCTGATTATTATTCAAAGAATTGGGCAGGAATTGTTTCCAATTTTTGGTTTGGTGTTTTTCTAGGAGCAACTGCACCAATTGGACTCTTCTTGGGTCTTGATTTAGATATCCGTCACATTACTTTCGCGGCTGGAAATTTTGCTTTAGGTTTATATGGAAAAGATTTTGTGGTAAGTTCTTACACATTTTGGATTTCCTTTGTCACGGTTTTTGTTATTGGATTTTTCAATTTCGCGGTTAGTTTTGGATTGTCGATGTTGCTAGCTTTCCGAAGCCGAAAAGTGGAGATGAATGAAGCCAGAGAGATTTTTAAAGAGATTTTCAGATATTTCGTAAAAAATCCATTCAGGTTTTTCTTCCCTTTGAGGTCTAGACTAGACGAGAAAAGTAAAAGAATGATTCAGGATATTTCTACAAAATCAGAAGATCATTGA
- the mtgA gene encoding monofunctional biosynthetic peptidoglycan transglycosylase yields MWKFIKKLFFILIVANVLFVIFGIFFNPPITLTQLGGLIKYGKLHRDYISYEDMGSNIKKAVIASEDQLFFTHNGFDYKQIEKALKKNDKKGKVVRGGSTISQQTAKNVFLWQGRSWFRKGLEAVYTFIIEKIWGKDIILERYLNSIEMGQGVFGIEAASQYYYNKPAKDLTKSQAAWIAAVLPNPKKYDPKNPSPYLNKKHNWIMRQMNNIVLK; encoded by the coding sequence ATGTGGAAGTTTATCAAGAAACTGTTTTTTATTCTTATTGTAGCGAATGTTCTATTCGTGATTTTCGGAATATTCTTTAATCCACCAATTACATTAACGCAATTAGGAGGTCTTATAAAATACGGAAAGCTACATCGTGATTATATTTCTTATGAAGATATGGGAAGCAATATCAAAAAAGCTGTAATTGCTTCAGAGGATCAATTGTTCTTTACACATAATGGCTTTGATTATAAACAAATCGAAAAAGCCTTGAAAAAAAACGATAAGAAAGGAAAGGTTGTAAGAGGAGGAAGTACTATTTCTCAACAAACTGCAAAAAATGTTTTTCTTTGGCAGGGCAGAAGTTGGTTTAGAAAAGGTCTGGAAGCTGTTTATACATTCATCATAGAAAAAATTTGGGGAAAAGATATTATTCTTGAAAGATATCTCAATTCGATTGAAATGGGGCAAGGTGTTTTTGGGATTGAGGCTGCTTCTCAATATTATTACAATAAACCGGCAAAAGATTTAACCAAAAGCCAAGCCGCGTGGATTGCGGCTGTTTTACCGAACCCAAAAAAATACGATCCAAAAAATCCTAGTCCATATCTTAACAAAAAACACAACTGGATTATGCGCCAAATGAACAATATTGTTCTGAAATAA